The Glycine max mitochondrion, complete genome genome segment GAAAGCCCTCCTATCCTTGGCCTAGCCCTCTTTCTCAACTCGAGTCTTAAGTTCAGCGGCTTTCATCATTGACGAAGACCTGCGCTAATAAGACAAAGAAGTGGGGAGTCTATGCCTTTTCATAAAACGAAAAGCTTTCAGTCCTTGAATGAATCAGTAACAACGAATTCGTGGAATGAGGGATCAAGAAACGGATAGGGAGGGGAATGGCCTTTCCATTATTGGTGGACCTTCCCTTGAATTGAACCGGTCACGGAGCTCTTGAGTTGTTTAGGTTCTGGAATTCCATGGAGAGTTGGGGGTTTCGGTTCGAAGGTTATAAAATGCGGTGCGGGTTCATCTCTCTCGACCAGTTCAGGTTCAAGGGAAGGGTGATCGAGGGGACCCAGACTTTTGATCTCTTTCTTCTGCGGGAGGTTTCTTTCGTATCAAGAGTGTGGTGGGGAGGCCAGGGAAAGACGGATTGGATCGAGAGGCGATGCCTACTCTACTCGTTACCACTAAACGACGAAGCCAAGAGCGGAAGGAGGGACTTGAACCCTCAACCTCAGCCTTGGCAAGGCTATGCTCTACCATTAAGCTATTTCCGCCAGCAACGGTAGTGGCGAAGCACTACGGAGCAATTAACGTATCACTTGATACGGACGACTTCTTTTTTTCCGCCGGACCACACTCTTAACCTCCGATCGAGCTACGAGCACGAGTAGGTAGGCGGGGGGAGGGGCGGCTGCCTTTTCAATCAATCTCCGGCCGCTCAGTGCCGCTATTGGTGCGAGTTGTAAGGAGTCTTGGTCTCGAGTCGAGCTGGGGCGTCATTTCATTCTCGTAACGGGAGTGAGTGCACCGCAAGATCAGACAAGTTACTCCCTCGCAGCGGTGGCATCTGTCTTTTAAGTTCAGTCATTTCCTAAGAAGGCTCCTCTTATTATACGAGAATCCAAGCAGATCCGGGAGCTGAAACATGAGTGTTTGTCTCTTTTTCAACTTCAACAGGAATGCATCAACAAAACAGCCCTTCCATATAGATCGTCGTGGCATGAACTTTGTCAAAAAATGAATTTCTAGCTAACTCCTCTTCCTATTGATCTTGATTAGTTTCAGCTTGTTGAGAGTTCTCTTTTCTTTCTAGACCGTCTCCTGAAAGACCTGCTTATCCCGCATGTGCTTTCGGAGCCCCCACTCATTCAATCACTTGCTTGTGATTGCAGCCATTCCCCGAAAAAGGGAGAGACGAGGGAATCGTCCGCTCCCGTTCATGTGACGAATCGAACATCGTTAGGTCCCGAATTCTGCGAACCACCGGACCTAGACCAAGATCTCCATTACGTCGTACGATATATCGATCCGAAGAACTTTCAGTTGTAAGTCATCCATTCTGCTCCTATCTAAAGTGATGCTAGGCTGCTTCACGCAGGTGCGCTTCGCTCGGCCACATGATGAACATGTTTTAAGCTAAATGTCGAGCGCTTAAGCGGAGCTTGTGGTCACTCGTTCCTCGCTTGTTCCAATCCTAGTAAAGAGCTTCAGATCCGATTCTACACTACATACGATATTTCCGGCCCTCACTAGCTCTTCGCTTGGTTGTACAAAGAGCATGCCCGAGGGGGCTACTACGCTCACCGCGCACTTGCATCACCACCTGAGCTTCGCTACCGCTTCGCCCAGCTCCTACGCCTACCACGAATCTTGAATCATCACGTGGCTGCTAAAGCAAGCTAAGCTTCACACGGCCCTGAGGAAGCCAAAAGACAGACCCTCTCACGGCCGAAGGCTCCGCAACACGTTGGAGAACTTTTAGATCCCGCCCTAAAACGCCCATTTTCCTAGAGTTCCGAAGTGATCCTCATTCTCACCGCAGCCTTCTTAAGCCGAAAGAAAGCCGGGCAAGAATCGCATTGGTAGTACGAAGGGGGAGCAGAATCGTATCTGGCAGTGGTTCTTCGGATCGATCACAGATTCTCGGCCCCGTCGTTTGGCTTCCACTCCAGTTGACCTCTCTTGTTCTCCCCCCCCTTACACAACCGGGTGGAGGACTCATGTAAACTTATTCCTTTAGGTCCCCGTTCAGGAAGGCATTTTGAACATCTAATTGGAACAGAGGCCAATCTCGATTCGCAGCAATAGAGAGCAGGAGACGAACAGACTTCATCTTGGCTACCGGGGCAAAGGCTTCCTCGTAATCTATCCCATATGTTTGAGTAAAGCCTTTACTAGCCCTCCTTTCTCCCACAAAGCTTCCCTTCACAACCAGTCCCATATCCAATTAGTAGAATTCGAGATGGGGAGAGTCAAAATGAGACAAATGCGCATTTCCTATCTGAATCGAGAGGTATCAGATCGAAGTCACATAAGTCATGTATTATAATGAAAGTGATTTCCGGGAGAACAAAGTGGATTTATGAGCAAATTCTGGCATGAGAGGACCAATGAGACAGAACACTGTTGGATGCATTCCTTCGCTAGCAGGGCTTCGGCCCATCTCAATGGAAGAGTCTTCGGTCAGTAATCTCGTACTCTCGACCGGCTCGAACCACTACGTTATCCATGTTCCGGCTCATTCGTATGCTCATCCTATTCATGTCACCAGAACCTGTAATAAACCATCATTTCAAACCATCCTGTTACAGGGAATCTTTGGATATCAGTTCGAAGGGAGCCCCGAAAAAAGGGGGAATTTGATCAAACAAAGTATGTGCAGTATGTGATCGGAGGAAGGAATAGAAATACCCCTAGTAATCTTAAACAACAAGGACAAACACAAGGTACAGAGACAGAGAGAGAGGCGCGACAGCCGCAAGGCACTTTTGCTTTGCTTTGATTTGATTGTATCGGGAGATGGGCTTGCGTATTAGTTGGGTTTGCTTCTACCGAGGCAATGTTCCGGAAATTAGGTTTATCTAAGCAACCGGCTGAGCACGAGGTCCCACATTGTCTCCATCAGCGGCTAGGAAAAAGTCTTTGACTCTTCTTCTAGTTAACCACTTTAGACTATTCCTACTATTCATAGTTCTCAATCTTACTTTTCTCGTCCAAGTCTTTTTTTATAGTATTGTCTTATTAAGTATATAAAGAATAAAGTCAAGCTTTCGGGAAAGGAGTGAATGATTTGAATACTTCTTCCTCTTTCCCTTCTTCTCAAGCTCTGACTCTGACTGGCGCAGAGAAAGTCTTTCTTACGGCCAGACGACTTAAACACAGCGCTCTGATCTCCGACCTCCTAGGACCCAAGCAAAGGATTGACTTCGCTAACCTCAGCTTAACCGAAGTCAATATTCTAACAGAACTATAAAGGGCATACCTTGAATACAGATCAAGATTCACTCATGCACTCTGGAACTTACTTAGGAAAGCTAGCCTTAGCCCAAAAATAAAGGAAGGCAGCCGAAAGCCCTACAAAGAATATCGCTTATGAACAGGCCCAGGGGTTGTCAGTTGAGAAGGAAGTCTTTATTGAATTGATCATAGAAAAAAAAGAGAGAAATGGAATCGGTTGTTTAAGTCGGAAGATCAGATGTTTTGAGCGGAGAATCGGGTTCTGCTAAGCAGAAAAGCCTTCTCTAATGGGTCGATTCGAAATTGGAATGGAGTTTGAGGCTAGTGGAGCAAGCATGAATAAGAAAAGGAAAAAGCCAAAATGAGTGGAAAGAAATTCAAAGCTAAGCCACCACCACCGAATAGAACCGACGAGTAATATCCTGTCCTTCCCTACCTACTGTATTCAAGCGAACAAGTGTGTTAAGCGAATCACTTTCCGCCAGTGGTACGCACTACATGAAATCAATGCCCAGACCACTATGTGCGTAATCTATATATCTATCCTTATTGATTTCTTTCGCCTATGGAGTTTTAGGGTATTGCGAAGCTTCTCACTGGAATAGACTCGAGATTAAGCACAAGAGACGCTTGGGCCTATTACAGACAGGCTCGCAAGCTTAACACGATGAGAAGGTTCCCCACTTAACCCTAGTTTTCGGGTAGAGTAGTGGTCGCCATGCGCCCATCGGTTATAGCCGCTCGCTAGTTGGGGGCAGGAGACAGCCTTTAAGAGAAAGAAGGTCTACTGGCCCGGTACGGTGTGGTTTTGTTGGATTTCTCCGTCCGCGTACTTTCACTGGCCTTTTGAATCGATCCTGAAAGACTCCCCCAAAAATAAATAGAAGGTTATCCGCTTCTCCGCTGTTTAAGCTCGAAATCTGAACTTTCACAACCACCAACAGGAAGACAAGTCAGTCAGTATGGGATCAAAAAAAGTCTTTTTCTAGTCAAGTTCCAGCTCTAGATAGGGAAGGACGACGAAAACGAGTTTACTTTGAGGTAAAAAAGCCGACGGTGCCTAATCTCCTCGGATATCATCGGCCATCGTTCTCATCGATGCGATGACCAGACATGTCACACCATCCCTCGCTGCCCTAACTCACCAATCCCTAGCATCTACCAAAGTGGTATCCTCTCACGGAGGCTAGTAAGTAGGCTTTTCTCATATTTGTCACTCTCCACCCAGTCCTCCGATGGAAGGGGTACTATCCAATTGTAAGTAGCTTGATTACTGTCTGGCCTTTATCCCTTGCTCATAAAAAACGGATATGGGAAAGGTTGGTGAAAGTGTAAACTAGTGACCTCGAAAGATAGGTGGGCCATATCCAGTCCAGAATGCATTAGACTAACTGCATTGGTACCGAAACATCTGATCAGGCCGTCTGGGGTATATGATATGACAGGTCGTTGTACTAATGATCGGTAGGTGGGACTGATACCTAACTCGGGTATCTATCCCTGTGGAGGGCCCCCATTCAATGATCAGATATGTCCATGGGATTAGGTATGAAATGGGCCATACCAACTTGTTGCTTGAACAAGTCCTAGTGGTAGGGCTCCTCATATGGTTAGCCTCCCTGACCCGTAGCGTAGATTGTGGAATGGGATTGGGAATCTATTTTAGTATTAACCGAATTTAGGAGGGGGTTCCAATTCATATCCGAGCGTTGGTGCACTTCCCATCTGTTCCCGGGCTTTGACGTAAGGCCTGTAGACCGAGCCTCATATCCCTGACTTCAGAGTCCTACGGTCTTCTTTCTTCTCCCTAATTCTCTGTGAGAACGAATCTTAACCCTTGCTTGGTCTTTTTCTTCCTCCTGACTCTCACTTGGAAGCAAGAGATGAAGACGTAAGCCTTTGGAGTCATAAGTTGTAGATCTTCAATGGCTGAATCCGTTGTTCAAATAGCAGCTGCTTGGGCTTACCTTATTACCTTAGTTCCTTATAGCTTGAGAGATGGGAATTGAATTAGACAAAAAAGAAAGAATAGGCCGCTAATTAGTTATGCCCTGGGGGAATGCCCCAAAGCCCCTATGACTACTCCTTTCGAACTTCTAGCAATAGCAAACTCGCCCCACAAAGTGGTCCAATTCTTGTGTTTAATGTGAAGCTTGGCTTAGGCAAAGCAAAGGGGAAACCAATCCAAGAAGAACAATCCGGATGAGTGGCGATTTGCGACCTTCTGCCTCCACTGCTTCCACTTCAACTTCTCCTACACTGATTAGTCTAGTTTTGTTTGCCCCCGGAGAGTATCACCGTGAATTATTAGTCATATATATCAGCCAGAGAAGCCTGTGACTCATACACTATCAACCATAGTGTATACCAGAAAGAAACTTCGTCTAACACCAGATCTTGTTGAAGCTCAGCCAGGACCTGAAAGAGATCAGTAAACCAACGCTTCTCCCTCTCCAGACTCAAGCCATGATCCAGTTCCAGACAACATGCCTGAGGTAGGCCATTATTCCTCTCGTCCTGTTCAAGGCTTTGCTCAAGAATAAATATTGGATAGATTTGGAGGAAACCTTAACTTCAGTTTGTGAAGATTAGGACTTTACTGGCTATTGCTGCATCAAAGAAGTGGTCCCTATACCAGTTAGATGTTCAAAATGCCTTCCTACACGGAGAAAACATTGCATTAGTAGGATCCACCCCATGTGATCCGTCATTCAGTGCAATAAGAGGGCCCATAGCAATGAATGTTTAAATAAGATTCACTTCGTTCTGTACGGGATAAGGAGCGAAAAGCGCAGCATGGCAATCGGAGACAAGTCAAGTTCAGTAAGAAATTGGATAGATAGATTCGTGAGTAGTGTAATCATAAAAGCCCACGGAGCGGTACGAGACAGGCAATGGATATTGTTCGGGGTAGGACTATTCGAGGGGCAAGGCAAGGGAAGGCTAGAGCTGACAAGCGAATACCTGCTTCCCGTGGCGAGCATAAACCTTTGGCTCGTTGGTTCATACTCAATCTGACTTCTTCCGGATCGACTTGATGAACAAGAGCCAGCGGTCCATTACCGTAGTCCCTGACCTTCTCAAGCCTTACCTTAACGTAACAGCACCCTCTGACCTTCACAATAAAAACAGGGTTTAATCAAAAATACCGGGAAGTGTGAAATAAATTGATTGAAAAAAGACTCGGTCAATCGAAAACAGGTTTTAATGAAATTTCACATAAGAGAGAAAACTCTTCCCATTTTGATTGCTGTCTTCCGAGTGAGAAACCATTTTCATTATTTTACACATATAGAAGAATAAACAAAAACAAATTAATTAGAAATCAATATGAATTGCGGCTCTCCAACTCGTCTATACATATTAGGCTATGATCTGTGGCTCGCTCTTTCCTCTTCCGGTTCAATATATCTTATAGTAAGGAGTAGATCCAGTTTTCCGGTTGGGGTTGGGTCTTGCCTTTCCCCATGCATTCATAGCGTTCGTTGTTTTGTACAGCTCGGTCGAGCCTTAGACGGGGCGTGAACCTTATAGAACCCCCTTATAAAGCTCCAGGTTGTGGTGATCCCTGCCTTCATCCATAAGAGAGAAGCGCATCCGCCCCTCATTCACTAAGGTATCCAAAATCCAGAATCGCATCTCTCATGGCCATGCGGTAGTAGCCGGACCTGAACCTAGCCTTGAGGCTGATCGCAGGGCATTCCTAAATTTCCGCTAATAAAGCGAATCCCGTTCCATAAGATGATGATCGTACTCCTTCCTTTTCGACTACTCCTCTTCTCCTTTGGTCAGGCAAGTTAGAGGCTCCCTTCCGTTGTTGCCTGATGGGAACGTTCTACCAGTGTTCCCGCTGCCTATATACCTATCTATAGTGTAGTGATGGTGTAGCGCGTTAGGGAGATCAGTCTCATCCATATCAATAACCAATGTATCTGCTATGAGTGAATCTACTCCGGCTCTGGGTGAAACAACCACTGCGATTGCCTTTGACCATACCTTTACCTATGCCTATATTCATATCTTCCAGTAGCAGATCCAGAGTGAGTAGTTGCTTCAGTAGAGCCGGTTGATTCCGGCGATTCTGTTGATGAAAGCAGTCAATGAAGAAAGACATGGTTGAGTCAGTCGACCGAGCAGTAGATTCTGTCGATTCAGCAAAAGTAGATCTAGAACCAGCTTCCCCACCACTACCTCCACCAGCAGCATAAGGCCTAGTTCCAAATCCTCTAGCAGCAAAGGTAGTAGAGCAGCTGCACTACCTAAAGTAGCAAAGCAAGTAGCGGCAGTGGAAGTCACAGTAGTTGTAGCAGAGTAAGCT includes the following:
- the orf104b gene encoding hypothetical protein, with amino-acid sequence MESWGFRFEGYKMRCGFISLDQFRFKGRVIEGTQTFDLFLLREVSFVSRVWWGGQGKTDWIERRCLLYSLPLNDEAKSGRRDLNPQPQPWQGYALPLSYFRQQR